Within Azoarcus sp. DD4, the genomic segment GGTGGCGGTGAGCACCCGTGCCGGCCTCGAAGACGCCGACGCCCGCCTCGGCAGCCGCACGGTGACCACCGGCTGCGGCCAGGGCACGGTGTTCGGCGGGCTGATGGACGAGGTCGACAGCATCCGCCTGCCGGCCGCGCGCCAGATGTCGCAGGCGACGCTCTACGCGCTGATGGACGCGGTGCGCCTGCACGAATCCATCTACAAGCAGGCCGGCGCGGTGCATGGCTGCGCGCTGGCGCAGGCAAGGCCGGACGGCTGCGAGATCCTGATGTTCGTCGAGGACGTCGGCCGCCACAACGCGGTGGACGCCATCGCCGGCCAGATGTGGCTGGACGGCCTGGACGGCAGCGACAAGATCTTCTACACCACCGGCCGGCTGACGTCGGAGATGGTCATCAAGACCGCGCAGATGGGCATTCCCTTCCTGGTGTCGCGCTCCGGCCTCACCCAGATGGGCTGGGACATCGCGCGCAGGATCGGCATGACCATGATAGGCCGCGCCCAGGGCAAGCATTACCTGCTGTTCTCCGGCGAGGAGCATTTCACACGATGAAGGCGAACGACACCATGACCAGCGAAAGCGGCATCACCGGCGTGCTGCTCGCCGGCGGCCAGGGCAGCCGCATGGGCGGCGTGGACAAGGGCCTGGTCGAACTCGCCGGCCGGCCGATGGCGGCGCATGTGCTGGCGCGGCTTGCGCCGCAGGTGGACGAACTCATCATCAACGCCAACCAGAACGCCGAGGCCTACGCCGCCTTCGGCCATCCGGTGTTCGGCGACGACATTCCCGGCTATGCCGGCCCGCTCGCCGGGCTGCACGCCGCACTCGCCCGCGCCCGCCAGCCGCTGGTGGCGACCGCCCCGTGCGATTCGCCCTTCCTGCCGACCGATCTGGTGGCGCGGCTCAAGGCCGCACTGCTCGGGCATGGCGCCGACCTCGCCGTCGCCAAGACCTTCGACCAGGCGCACCCGGTGTTCTGCCTGTGCCGCCGCGACCTCGCCGACCACCTGCTCGCCTTTCTCGAAGGCGGCGGACGCAAGATCGACCGCTGGTACGGCAGCCTGAAAGTGGTGGAGGTAGCCTTCGACGACGAGGAGGCAGCCTTCCGCAACATCAACACCCGCGACGAACTGGCCGAGGCGGCACGCGAACTGCCCGCCGCGCCGGGTCATCATGGCTGAGACGGACAGGCTGCCGGCGGTCGACACCGCGGCGGAGAGCCCCTGCCTGACCGCCCGTCAGGCCGCCGCTTACCTGCAGCTCAACGAAAAGAAGCTCTACGAACTCGCCAACAGCCGCGAGATCCCCGCCGCCCGCGTCGGCGGCAAGTGGCTGTTTCCACGCGCCCTGCTGGCCGAATGGCTGCATGAGCAGGCCCACGGCGGGGCGCTGACCGACCGTCTGCTGATCACCGGCAGCGACGATCCGGTGCTCGCCGCCGCGGTCGCCGCACTGGCCCCGGAGCTCGGCGCCGAGGCCTACGTCGCCTACAGCCCCACCGGCACCCTGCCCGGCCTGGAACTGCTCGCCCGCCGCCGCGCCAACGTGTGCGCGCTGCACTGGGGCAGCGTCGAACACAGCGCCACCCAGCACGCGATGCTGCTGCGCCGCTTCGCCCATCATCCGCACTGGGCCCTGGTGCGCCTGGCCCACCGCGAACAGGGCGTGATCCTGCGGCGCGGGCTGGAGATAGACGGCATCGAGACGCTCGCCGCGTTCGACTACCGGTGGGCGATGCGGCAGGCCGGCGCCGGCTCGCGCCACTTCCTGGAATCGGCGCTCGCCAGCCGCGGCTTCCGGCCCGAGGACTGCAGCGTGGTGGCAGAGGCCCGCTCGGAGCGCGAGGCCGCCGGCCTGGTAGCGCGCGAGGAGGCCGACTGCGCACCCGGCACCCGCGCCGCCGCCAGCGAGTTCGGCCTCGGCTTCCTGTCCTTCGGCTGGGAGGCCTTCGATCTCGCCCTGCCGCGCGAGATCCTGTTCCGCAAGCTGTTCCAGCGGCTGCTCGCCTGCTACGGCGGCGCCGAGATGCAGGCGCTGACAGCGCGGCTGGGCGGCTACGACCTCAGCCCGCTGGGGCGGGTGATGACAACGGAATAGACCTAGGCGCCAACCGCAACCGGCGCGAAGAAGCGCTCGATGAAGGTGGCCACCGCCGCCGCATCGTTGATGTCCAGTTGCGGCAGCGCCGTCGGCAACGGCACATCGGTGGCCACTGCGACGATGTCGGGGTCGTCCGGGTAGAACGCGGCTTCCTGCACTGCGGTGCGGCGCACCTCGATCTTGGGGATGCGGGCGCGCTTGAAGCCTTCCACCAGCACCAGGTCGCAGGGCGAGAGCTTGGCCAGCAGCGCTTCCAGCGACATTTCCTCCTCGCCGCGCAACTCATGCATCAGCGACCAGCGCACGCCGGAGCTGATCAGCACCTCGCGGCAGCCGGCATGACGGTGGCGCCAGGAATCCTTGCCCTCGTGGTCGATGTCGAACTTGTGGTGTGCATGCTTGATCAGCGACACCGCAAGGCCGCGTGCGCTGAGGATGGCGACCACCTGTTCCACCAGCGTGGTCTTGCCGCTGCCGGACCAGCCGGCGAATCCAATCACTTTCATCGTTTCGTTCCGATCACGCCCCGCCGTTGCGGGCGGGCTCGACCGCTTCATTGCGATACTCGGGCACCGACAGCAGCCATACGGTGAAGGCCGCGCCTTCGCCATGGGTGCTTTCCACGCTGATGCGGCCGCCGTAGCGTTCGACCAGCGAGTAGCTGATCGACAGCCCCAGCCCGGTGCCCTGCGTCTTCTTGGTGGTGAAAAAGGGGTCGAATATACGCGCCAGATCCTCTGCACGGATACCCTGCCCGGTGTCGCGCACGGTAACGCAGACGCCGCGCGGCACCACACCCGTTTCGCTGCGTTCGTCCCAGTCGGCGGTGGTCAGGGTCAGCGTACCGCCGGCCGGCATCGCCTGCGCCGCATTGACGATGAGGTTGATGAAAACCTGCTGCAGCTCGGGCTCGTTGATTTCGACGTGGCGCGCGGTCTGCGGTTCATGGCGCACCGTGACGCCGTGCTTGCTGAGGTGCTGGCGGGTGAGCACCAGGCAATCGGCCAGCACCGCATTCACGTCCACCGCCCCGGCGTAGCCGGCGAATTCGCCCGGCCGCGCGAACTGCAGCAGCTTGGTGACGATGAGCCGGATGCGGTTCACCTGCTCGTCGATCAGGCGGATCTCGTTCATCACCGGGGTGGCGTGGGCGCCGAGCTCATCGCGCAGCAGCTCCAGGTTGCCCTGGATGACAGCGGCCGGATTGCTGATCTCGTGGGCGACGCCGGCGGTGAGTTCGCCGATCGCGGCCAGTTTTTCGGTCATCACCAGCTGGCGCTGGGCGGCGCGCAGTTCTTCATTGGCCGCCTCGAGGTCGCGGGTGCGCTCTATCACCTTGCGGTCCAGCGAGGCCGCGAGCTGCTCCAGCTGGTCGCGCTTCTGCGCGAGCACGTCGAGCAGGCGGTCGAACTCGCGCGCCAGCAGGCCGAGCTCGTCGCGGCTGTCGACCGGGCCGACGCGCGCGCCGCCGTCGCCGGCCTCGATCTGGCCTATGGTGCCGTGCATGCGCTCGATCGGCCGGAAGATGCTGCGCGCCCACTGCAGCGACCACACCGCGCCCGCCAGGCTGATTACAAGGAAGAGACAGAAGATCACCAGCAGCGCCACTGTCTTGGCAATGCGGAACGGCGCTTCGAGAAAACCGACGTAGAGCATGCCGATGCGGCGGCCGCGGCTGTCGAGCACCGGCTCGTAGCCCGATACATACCAGTCGTTCACCACGAAGGCGGTCTCCAGCCAGGTCTTGCCGTGGTCGAGCACATGGGCGCGCACTTCGTCCGAGGCACGGGTGCCCAGCGCCCGTTCTCCGGCGAACAGGCGCACGTTGGTGGCGATGCGGGCATCGCCGAGGAATAGCGTGGTCGTGCCCTTGCTGCCCAACGGCAGCGAACCGTCGCGATAGACGATGGCGTTGATGGTATCGACGAAATCCAGGTTGCCGTTGAGCAGCACGCCGCCCTCGATCACCGCGACGAGGTTGCCGGTGCCGTCGTACACCGGCGCCGCGGCATGGATCACCATGCCGCGCGTCTCTTCGCTGCGCGGGTCGCGGCGCGCACGCGGCGTGTCGAGCAGGTTGAGCCGGGCGCGTTCCCGCAGGGCCGGCGCGATGGCACCGAGCTCGTCGGCCTCGAACACCTCGACCGCGCTGGCGCTGCCTTCGCGTATCGCCCGCGTGACCACCGGCCAGTGGCCACGCTCCGCCCCGGCCGGCAGGCTGCCGGCGGCATGGCGCACGCGGCCGTTCACATCGAGCACGTGGATGAAGTCCAGCCCGCGCTCGCCGCGTACCCGCTCGAGCAAGGCGTTGATGTCCGCATGGCGCTCGCCCAGCGCCGCAGCCAGGCGGCGCGATTCGGCGAACCCCTCGACGCGGTTGCCGACATCGGCGATGACGCGGTCGAAGTATTCGTGGGCGATCACCAGGTCGCTGTCGACCTTGAACACCAGCAGCTTGTGGTAGTAGGTGTGGCTCCAGTACCAGGTCAGCCCCATGATGATGGGAAAGCCCAGCATCAGCGGCGCCAGCACCAGGAACAGCAGCTTGGCGCGGACCGAACCGCCGAAGTAGGCCAGCGGCGGAGCGAACAGGGCGCGCAGGCGCTGCGGCATCCTCATTCGGGCCGCGTCAGGCCGGGGTGACGCCGCGCACCGGTTCGTCACCCGGCTGTCTCTCGCCCCACTCCGCGAACTTGCGGTCCAACGTCTTACGCGACACCCCGAGCCGGCGCGCCGCCTCGGCCTTGTTGCCGCCGCAGGCCTCGACCACGCGCAGGATGTGACGCTTCTCGACCTCCTCCAGGGTGAGGTCGAGTTCCGCCGGCGCGACCGGCTCGCGCTGCGCAGCGGCCAGCATCGCCGTGGGGAAGCCGCCGAGGATGAGCGAACGCTCGACGAGGTTGCGCAGCTCGCGCACATTGCCGGGCCAGGCATAGGCCGCCAGCCGGGTCACCAGCTCGTGCGACAGCGCCAGCGGTGCCACGCCGAGCTGGGCCGACAGCAAGGTCATGAAATGCTGGACCAGGTCGGGAATGTCCTCGACCCGCTCGCGCAGCGCCGGGATGCGCAGCTCGACCACCGCCAGGCGGAAGTAGAGGTCCTGGCGGAAACGGCCGGCCGCCACCTCGGCAGCCAGGTCGCGATTGGAAGCCGCGATGATGCGCACGTCCACCGGCACCTCGCGCTCCGAGCCCACCGGCCGCAGCTTGCGCTCCTCCAGCACGCGCAGCAGCCGCGTCTGCATCGCCAGCGGCAGTTCGCTGATCTCGTCGAGGAAGAGCGTGCCGCCGTGGGCGTAGTAGAAGAGTCCGTTGCGGGTCTCGGAAGCACCGGTGAAGGCGCCCTTCACATGGCCGAAGAGTTCGCTCTCGATCAGTTCGGAAGCGATCGCCGCGCAGTTGAGCGGCACGAAGGGACGCTGCGCGCGCGGGCTCATCTGGTGCAGCGCGCGCGCCACCACCTCCTTGCCGGAGCCGGACTCGCCGAGCAGCAGCACCGTGCTCGGCATCTGCCCGACACGACGGATCAGGCCGCGCAGCTGCTGGATGGCCGGCGAATGCCCGATCAGGCCGAGCAGGTCGGACGAGCGTTCGGCCAGCTCGCGCCGCAGCACGAAGTTCTCGCGCGCGAGGCCGGCACGTTCGAAGCAGCGCTTGATCGAGTTGAGGATCTGGTCGACGCGGAAGGGCTTGAGGATGAAGTCGGATGCTCCGCCGCGCAACGCACCGATCGCGGTGTCCATGTCGGCAAAGGCGGTGATGAGGATGACGTCGCCGGCGAAGCCGTGTTCGCGCAGTTCATGCAGCCACTGGATGCCGGACTTGCCCGGCAGCGCGATGTCGAGGATGAGCAGGTCGAAGTGCAGCCGCGCCATCAAGGCTTCGGCCTGGACGATGTCGGCCGCCGCCTCGACCATGCCGCAGCGCCGCTTGAGCGTGCGTTCGAGGAAGTTGCGCATGCCCTCCTCGTCGTCGACGATCAGGACCGAATGCGCCTGCCAGTTGAACTCCCCCGCCTCGGCGGCTGCCATGGTGGTCGCACTCTCTTGCTGCATGCTGTCTCCTTGCCCTTAGCCCGTTCAGAAAGGCTTCATCACCGCCAGGAACACCACGGCGAACAGCACCAGCACCGGCACCTCGTTGAACACCCGGAACCAGACGTGGCTGCGGCGGTTGCGGCCGACAGCGAAATCGCGCATCAGCCTGCCGCAGTAGAGGTGGTAGGCGACCAGCCCCAGTGTCAGCGTGATCTTGGCATGCAGCCAGCCGCCGGCGAAGCCGTAGCCCCAGGCCAGCCACAGGCCGAGACCGACCGCGAGAATGCCGAGCGGCGTCATGAAGCGGTAGAGCTTGTGCTCCATCAGCGCGAGCCGTTCGCGCGTTGCAGCGTCATCGACCATCGCATGATTGACGAAGAGCCGCGGCAGGTAGAACAGCCCTGCGAACCAGCTGACGACAAAGGCGATATGCAGCGATTTCAGGACCAGCATCGATCACTTCTCCGGGGGGCTTGGGGAAAATCCGGCCTGGCTTCAGGCCGGGCGGGCGGCACGCAGGCCGTCGGCAATGGTGGGATAGCGCAGCGCCAGCCGCAGTTCCTCGCGCAGGCGGCGATTGTCGAGCCGGCGCGACTCCGCCATGAAGGACAGCGTCAGCGGTGAAAGCCGGGTGGCGATTTCGGCGCGGCTGCAACGCGGCGGCCGCGGCAGGCCGAAGGCATCCGCCACCGCGTCGAAGTAGTCGCCCATCTTCAGCTGCGACTGGTCGACCGCGTTGTAGACGCGCCCGGCCGCAGCACGAAAAATCGCGAGGCAGGCCGCGCGGGCCAGATCGTCGGCATGGATGTGGTTGGTGTGCACGTCCTCGCCGGCAGCGAGCACCGGATCGCCACGGCGCAGGCGGTCGAGCGGCAGGCGGTCGGCAGCGTAGATACCGGGCGCGCGCAGTACGCTCACCGCCACCGCGCAGCGCCGGCCGAAGGCGCGCAGCCGACGCTCGGCATCGACCCGCCGGCGGGCCCGTGCCGACTGCGGGCGACAGGGCCGCGTTTCGTCGACCCACGCCCCGGCACAATCGCCGTAAACCCCTGTCGTACTTATGTATATCAGGTGCTGTGGTAGACTCCCGCGGCTTGCCAGCGCAGCCACCAGCCTGGCCGTGCGGGGATCACCCTCCCCCTGCGCGGGCGGTGGCGCGAAGTGCAACACGGCATCGGCGATGCCGGCCAGCCGCCGCAGGCTGCGACGGTCGTCGAGGTCGGCCACCAGCGGCAGCGCGCCGAGCGCGCGCAACCCGGCGGCAGCCTCGGCACGACGCACCAGCGCGTAGACGCGAAAGCGGCGCGCCAGCCACGGGATGGCGCGCCGGGCCACGTCGCCGCTACCGACAATCAGGATTCTTTTCATCACTGCATTATCTCAAGCTCACGCACCATGCCGCATCAGATTTCGCTCCAGCCGGGTGGCCAGACCTTCACCGCCGACGACGACCAGACCGTACTCGAGGCCGCGCTTGCCGCCGGTCTGCTGTTGCCCTACAGCTGCCGCGACGGCGCCTGCGGCGCCTGCAAGGGCAGGCTCGTGAGCGGCGAAGTGCGCCTCGGCAAGCATTCGGACAGCGCCCTGACCGCTGCCGAGGAAGCCGCCGGCCTGACCCTGTTCTGCCGCGCACATGCCTGTTCCGATCTGGTGCTCGAAGCGCGCAACGTCAGCCGCGTCGGCGACATCCCGATCAAGAAGCTGCCTTGCCGCGTACAAAAGCTGGAACTGGCTGCCCCCGACGTGATGGTGGTCGAACTCAAGCTGCCTGCGAGCGAACCCTTCCAGTTCCACGCCGGCCAGTACATCGACATCCTGCTCGCCGACGGCCAGCGCCGCAGCTTCTCGATCGCCAACGCGCCCGAAGGGGCGGAGCACATCGAACTGCACGTGCGCCGCATCGATGGCGGCCGTTTCACCGGCCAGGTGTTCGAGACCATGAAGGTGCGCGACATCCTGCGCTTCGAGGGCCCGCTCGGCAGTTTCTGGCTGCGCGAGGACAGCGACCGCCCCATCGTCATGGTGGGAGGCGGCACCGGCTTCGCACCGCTGAAGGGCATCGTCGAGCACTGCATCGCCGCCGGCATCCGCCGGCCGATCACGCTCTACTGGGGCGCACGCGACCGCGCCGGCCTCTACATGGATGCGGTGGCGCGCGGCTGGGAGACGAGTCTGCCCGGCTTCCGCTATATTCCGGTGCTGTCGGAAGCGAAGGCCGACGACGCCTGGACCGGGCGGACCGGCCTGGTGCATGCTGCGGTACTGGCAGACTACGCCGACCTCTCGGCTCACGAGGTCTATGCCTGCGGCGCACCGGCCATGATAGACGTCGCCCGGGCCAGTTTCACCGGCGAGCGCAGGCTGCCGGCCGACGCCTTCTTTGCAGACGCATTCACGTTCGCCAACCCGGCGGATTGAGCCACGAACCGAGCCGCGCATGAGCCAGCAGACCACCATCCTGACCCGCGAACCCGTCGTCAACAAGAGCCGGGCGATCACCGCCAACCGCCTTGTCGCGCACGGCCCGAACATCGCCTCGGTGGTGGAAACCCTGGATGCGCTGACCGACGTCTGGCCCACTCACCACCCGGTGTTCGTCAGCCTCGGCCGGCTGGTGCCCACGCCCGAGCTGTTGGCCTGGGAAGTGCCGGCGAACGCGATGATAGAGATCCCGGCGCAGGCACTGGCCCACCCGCAGACCCAGGCCCTGCTGCCCAAGCTGCGCGAAGCCGGCATCAGCCTCTGCCTGCCCTGGTTTACCCCCGGCACCGCCCTGCCCGCCGACACCGACTGGCGCTTCGTGCTGATGGACGCGCGCAAGCACGCGGCGCCGACGGCCTCGCCCGGCCTCACCCTGGCCTGGGGCCTGGCCGACGTAAACGCCTTCCGCCAGGCGGTCGCCGCCGGCTACGACGGCGCCTCCGGCTGGTTCTTCCTGCACGGCAATCCGCCGGCGAAGGAGTTGCAGCCGGGCCACGCGCAGATCGTCCGGCTGCTCAACCTGGTACGCAACAACGGCGAAATCCGCGACATCGAGGCAGTGCTCAAGCAGGACGTAGCGCTGTCCTACAAGCTGCTGCGTTACATCAATTCCGCCGGCTTCGGCCTGATGTGCGAGATCCAGTCCTTCCGCCACGCGGTCAGCATCCTCGGCTACACCGCGCTCAACAAGTGGCTGTCGCTGTTGCTGGTCACCGCCAGCCGCGACCCCGGCGCGCCGGCAATGATGCAGACGGCGATCGCACGCGGCCGCTTCATGGAAGAAATCGGTGCGTCCTACTTCGACAAGAGCGAGCGCGACAACCTCTTCATCACCGGCGCTTTCTCGCTGTTGCACGTGCTGCTCGGCACCTCGATGCAGAACCTGCTGGACGAGATGAACCTGCCGCCCACGGTATCCGAAGCCCTGCTGTACGAGCAGGGCGAGTTCGCCCCCTTCCTCAAGCTCGCGCGCCAGTGCGAAAACTTCGACGGTGCGGCGCTCACCAAGGCGGCGGACGAACTGCATCTGCCCAACGAGCAGATCAACCGGGCCCAACTCGTCGCGCTCGGCTTCGCCGACAGCCTGCAGGCCTGAGACCCGCCCCCGGAGAGGGGGCAGATACGACTAAAGTAGAACCACGATCTGCCGGCGGCCGTGACGAATTCCCGCATACAGCCGCCACAGACGCGACTTTGGTCACATTGACACCCACATCGCCACCCTAGAATCGGTCGCAATAAGAACCGTCGCGCCCAGCGCCACAATGACGCCCGATAACGCCAAGCCCTTTCGCCCCCGGCCCCGACCCGAAAACAGCGCGACCATCCTGCGCCTGCTCGCCTCCGCTGCGACGAACTGGCCGGAAGTGGCACTGGTGGTGGCACGCGACCCGATGCTGTGCCTCGCCTTGCTGTCGGCCGCGCCGCTTGCGCAAGGCGATCTCGACGACGGTCTCAACGTGGCCCTGCGCAAACGCCTCGAAGCACTCGGCGCCGACCTGCTGCGCACCTGGCTGTGGGGGCTGGACGCCGCCCGCAGCGGCGGCGAGGGCGCACATGCGCTGCTGACCGCCGAATGCGCGCTGCATCTGGCGCTCGAAACCCACTATCCGCGCCCGGACGAAGCCTACCTGACCGGCCTGTGGCTCAGCCCCGCCGGCTTTGGCCTGCCCGACGCACTCAGCCCGTCGCCCGCCACCGACACCGATCTGGCGCCGCACGGCGGCCTGCTGCAAACCGACGACTTCCGCCAGTACGTTGCCCGTGCCGCCCGCAATTGCGGCCTCTCGGCCACGGTCGGCGACACCCTGGAACTGGGGCCGCTGCTCGAGGAGCAACTGCTCAATGCCCATCCGCTGCTGCGCCTCGCCCATGCCGCCCATCAGCTCGCCGACCCGGCCTGGACCGAGCGGCTCGACACCATCGCCCGCCTCACCGGGCTCGACACCGCCACGCTCCGCAGCCTGCGCACCGACGTCAGCTACATCGTAGCCGGCCACGCCAGCTACCCGGCCCCTGCGGCATTGCCGGCACCGGTGGCCAGCGGCCTGCCGCTCGCCGACGACCCCTTTCGCGCCGCCGCCATCCACGGGCTGGTGGTGTCCGCGTTCGCGGACTCTTCCGATGCCGAGACGGCGGCCCGGCTCGCGCTCGCCTGTCCGCTGCTCGGCCTGCGTGCCACACCGCTGGTGGTCGCGGCCGACGCCGACGGCCGCCTGCGCCCGCTGATCACCGGCGCGGCAAGCACCGCCGCGGCACTGCTGGAAGAATTGCAGCTCGCCGAAGACGACCCCGCCAGCTGCATCGCCCTCAGCGCCCGCAGTGGCCGGCCGGCCGCCCATTTCGGCAGCGGTCCCGGACCGGGGCGCAGCATGGCCGACTGGCAGATGGTGCGCTGGCTCGGCCGGCGCGGATTGTGCTGCCTGCCCCTGCCGTTGAACCCAG encodes:
- a CDS encoding formate dehydrogenase accessory sulfurtransferase FdhD — translated: MPTPPYRPLLSQASRPLTVTIPATNEHGEAVPTAIAGEHPLTLYVDKREIVTLMTLGAAPEALAIGWLRNQRLVRQLEDIVAVQVDWDVDAVAVSTRAGLEDADARLGSRTVTTGCGQGTVFGGLMDEVDSIRLPAARQMSQATLYALMDAVRLHESIYKQAGAVHGCALAQARPDGCEILMFVEDVGRHNAVDAIAGQMWLDGLDGSDKIFYTTGRLTSEMVIKTAQMGIPFLVSRSGLTQMGWDIARRIGMTMIGRAQGKHYLLFSGEEHFTR
- the mobA gene encoding molybdenum cofactor guanylyltransferase MobA, translating into MKANDTMTSESGITGVLLAGGQGSRMGGVDKGLVELAGRPMAAHVLARLAPQVDELIINANQNAEAYAAFGHPVFGDDIPGYAGPLAGLHAALARARQPLVATAPCDSPFLPTDLVARLKAALLGHGADLAVAKTFDQAHPVFCLCRRDLADHLLAFLEGGGRKIDRWYGSLKVVEVAFDDEEAAFRNINTRDELAEAARELPAAPGHHG
- a CDS encoding helix-turn-helix transcriptional regulator, whose translation is MAETDRLPAVDTAAESPCLTARQAAAYLQLNEKKLYELANSREIPAARVGGKWLFPRALLAEWLHEQAHGGALTDRLLITGSDDPVLAAAVAALAPELGAEAYVAYSPTGTLPGLELLARRRANVCALHWGSVEHSATQHAMLLRRFAHHPHWALVRLAHREQGVILRRGLEIDGIETLAAFDYRWAMRQAGAGSRHFLESALASRGFRPEDCSVVAEARSEREAAGLVAREEADCAPGTRAAASEFGLGFLSFGWEAFDLALPREILFRKLFQRLLACYGGAEMQALTARLGGYDLSPLGRVMTTE
- the mobB gene encoding molybdopterin-guanine dinucleotide biosynthesis protein B, with protein sequence MKVIGFAGWSGSGKTTLVEQVVAILSARGLAVSLIKHAHHKFDIDHEGKDSWRHRHAGCREVLISSGVRWSLMHELRGEEEMSLEALLAKLSPCDLVLVEGFKRARIPKIEVRRTAVQEAAFYPDDPDIVAVATDVPLPTALPQLDINDAAAVATFIERFFAPVAVGA
- a CDS encoding HAMP domain-containing sensor histidine kinase yields the protein MRMPQRLRALFAPPLAYFGGSVRAKLLFLVLAPLMLGFPIIMGLTWYWSHTYYHKLLVFKVDSDLVIAHEYFDRVIADVGNRVEGFAESRRLAAALGERHADINALLERVRGERGLDFIHVLDVNGRVRHAAGSLPAGAERGHWPVVTRAIREGSASAVEVFEADELGAIAPALRERARLNLLDTPRARRDPRSEETRGMVIHAAAPVYDGTGNLVAVIEGGVLLNGNLDFVDTINAIVYRDGSLPLGSKGTTTLFLGDARIATNVRLFAGERALGTRASDEVRAHVLDHGKTWLETAFVVNDWYVSGYEPVLDSRGRRIGMLYVGFLEAPFRIAKTVALLVIFCLFLVISLAGAVWSLQWARSIFRPIERMHGTIGQIEAGDGGARVGPVDSRDELGLLAREFDRLLDVLAQKRDQLEQLAASLDRKVIERTRDLEAANEELRAAQRQLVMTEKLAAIGELTAGVAHEISNPAAVIQGNLELLRDELGAHATPVMNEIRLIDEQVNRIRLIVTKLLQFARPGEFAGYAGAVDVNAVLADCLVLTRQHLSKHGVTVRHEPQTARHVEINEPELQQVFINLIVNAAQAMPAGGTLTLTTADWDERSETGVVPRGVCVTVRDTGQGIRAEDLARIFDPFFTTKKTQGTGLGLSISYSLVERYGGRISVESTHGEGAAFTVWLLSVPEYRNEAVEPARNGGA
- a CDS encoding sigma-54 dependent transcriptional regulator, coding for MQQESATTMAAAEAGEFNWQAHSVLIVDDEEGMRNFLERTLKRRCGMVEAAADIVQAEALMARLHFDLLILDIALPGKSGIQWLHELREHGFAGDVILITAFADMDTAIGALRGGASDFILKPFRVDQILNSIKRCFERAGLARENFVLRRELAERSSDLLGLIGHSPAIQQLRGLIRRVGQMPSTVLLLGESGSGKEVVARALHQMSPRAQRPFVPLNCAAIASELIESELFGHVKGAFTGASETRNGLFYYAHGGTLFLDEISELPLAMQTRLLRVLEERKLRPVGSEREVPVDVRIIAASNRDLAAEVAAGRFRQDLYFRLAVVELRIPALRERVEDIPDLVQHFMTLLSAQLGVAPLALSHELVTRLAAYAWPGNVRELRNLVERSLILGGFPTAMLAAAQREPVAPAELDLTLEEVEKRHILRVVEACGGNKAEAARRLGVSRKTLDRKFAEWGERQPGDEPVRGVTPA
- a CDS encoding CopD family protein: MLVLKSLHIAFVVSWFAGLFYLPRLFVNHAMVDDAATRERLALMEHKLYRFMTPLGILAVGLGLWLAWGYGFAGGWLHAKITLTLGLVAYHLYCGRLMRDFAVGRNRRSHVWFRVFNEVPVLVLFAVVFLAVMKPF
- a CDS encoding SDR family oxidoreductase, translating into MKRILIVGSGDVARRAIPWLARRFRVYALVRRAEAAAGLRALGALPLVADLDDRRSLRRLAGIADAVLHFAPPPAQGEGDPRTARLVAALASRGSLPQHLIYISTTGVYGDCAGAWVDETRPCRPQSARARRRVDAERRLRAFGRRCAVAVSVLRAPGIYAADRLPLDRLRRGDPVLAAGEDVHTNHIHADDLARAACLAIFRAAAGRVYNAVDQSQLKMGDYFDAVADAFGLPRPPRCSRAEIATRLSPLTLSFMAESRRLDNRRLREELRLALRYPTIADGLRAARPA
- a CDS encoding CDP-6-deoxy-delta-3,4-glucoseen reductase produces the protein MPHQISLQPGGQTFTADDDQTVLEAALAAGLLLPYSCRDGACGACKGRLVSGEVRLGKHSDSALTAAEEAAGLTLFCRAHACSDLVLEARNVSRVGDIPIKKLPCRVQKLELAAPDVMVVELKLPASEPFQFHAGQYIDILLADGQRRSFSIANAPEGAEHIELHVRRIDGGRFTGQVFETMKVRDILRFEGPLGSFWLREDSDRPIVMVGGGTGFAPLKGIVEHCIAAGIRRPITLYWGARDRAGLYMDAVARGWETSLPGFRYIPVLSEAKADDAWTGRTGLVHAAVLADYADLSAHEVYACGAPAMIDVARASFTGERRLPADAFFADAFTFANPAD
- a CDS encoding EAL and HDOD domain-containing protein; the encoded protein is MSQQTTILTREPVVNKSRAITANRLVAHGPNIASVVETLDALTDVWPTHHPVFVSLGRLVPTPELLAWEVPANAMIEIPAQALAHPQTQALLPKLREAGISLCLPWFTPGTALPADTDWRFVLMDARKHAAPTASPGLTLAWGLADVNAFRQAVAAGYDGASGWFFLHGNPPAKELQPGHAQIVRLLNLVRNNGEIRDIEAVLKQDVALSYKLLRYINSAGFGLMCEIQSFRHAVSILGYTALNKWLSLLLVTASRDPGAPAMMQTAIARGRFMEEIGASYFDKSERDNLFITGAFSLLHVLLGTSMQNLLDEMNLPPTVSEALLYEQGEFAPFLKLARQCENFDGAALTKAADELHLPNEQINRAQLVALGFADSLQA
- a CDS encoding ATP-binding protein yields the protein MTPDNAKPFRPRPRPENSATILRLLASAATNWPEVALVVARDPMLCLALLSAAPLAQGDLDDGLNVALRKRLEALGADLLRTWLWGLDAARSGGEGAHALLTAECALHLALETHYPRPDEAYLTGLWLSPAGFGLPDALSPSPATDTDLAPHGGLLQTDDFRQYVARAARNCGLSATVGDTLELGPLLEEQLLNAHPLLRLAHAAHQLADPAWTERLDTIARLTGLDTATLRSLRTDVSYIVAGHASYPAPAALPAPVASGLPLADDPFRAAAIHGLVVSAFADSSDAETAARLALACPLLGLRATPLVVAADADGRLRPLITGAASTAAALLEELQLAEDDPASCIALSARSGRPAAHFGSGPGPGRSMADWQMVRWLGRRGLCCLPLPLNPGFAVAIVALDREQDLASSERWMLTELLGAAARAMRASQAQQETIAAREAALQNRFREHVRRIAHEATNPLTVIRSRLDLLGQQHPADTSMHEEMSLLNAELDRIGKLLRRAGDMPTDETELARCNLTELLLDMRALYGDSLFASKGITLELRAANKLPPVAMPPSALKQVLLNLFRNAAEALQPGGRLSVALAGQAIANGRNCIEIRLVDNGPGLPPERMHDLFSARPSTKGGTHQGVGLSVVRDILTQWNASILCRSQSGSGTSFQLFIPLEQSD